A stretch of Patescibacteria group bacterium DNA encodes these proteins:
- a CDS encoding adenosylcobalamin-dependent ribonucleoside-diphosphate reductase: MENSGLSANSLQIMRAKYLLKNEKGEVSETPEDCFQRVAKTVSSAEETPELRKLWQEKFNTLLSSLAFLPGGRTLANAGTNFPQLANCFVLPMEDNIEEIFEVVKDSSILKKFGGGVGFSFSKIRPKNDVIAGTSGNACGPVALMKIIDSASEIFMQDGKRRSGNMVVLSVTHPDILDFITAKKDQKTLPQVNYSLGVSDAFMKAVSKNLSWELINPRTGRVASKVNARSIFEVATAMAWENGDPGMIFLDRINRDNPTPHLGPIEAVNLCGEQPLLPYEACNLGSLNLVKFLKGKDDLLKIDWQKLKKTVEVAVRFLDDVISAGHYPLAKVDRMVKANRKIGLGLMGWADFLIKLKIPYDSKEALMLAENLMKFISKNAHFSSAQLGKEKGSFPNFIGSRWQKKTKTMRNATCTTIAPTGSISMVAGVSSGIEPLFALSYYKEVLDGARLPEVNQDLMKILNTKDKRLNTKNIINGILKYGTIQHIKQVPEKVKKIFVTAHEINPVWHVKMQAAFQKYTDNAVSKTINLPNKATVEDVEEAFMFAWKLGCKGITTYRDKSRENQVLNIGEASSHNETRFRESIGQTISDKCPNCGKKLTREEGCLKCHSCGYSACEL; encoded by the coding sequence ATGGAAAATTCAGGACTATCTGCAAACAGTCTCCAGATCATGCGGGCTAAATATCTTCTGAAAAACGAAAAAGGCGAGGTTTCGGAAACGCCCGAAGATTGTTTCCAAAGAGTCGCCAAGACGGTTTCTTCGGCCGAAGAAACGCCGGAATTAAGAAAACTTTGGCAGGAAAAATTTAATACCCTTTTATCTTCTTTGGCATTTTTGCCCGGAGGAAGAACGTTGGCCAACGCCGGGACCAATTTTCCGCAGTTGGCGAATTGTTTTGTTTTACCGATGGAAGACAATATTGAGGAGATCTTTGAAGTCGTTAAGGATTCGTCCATCTTGAAAAAATTCGGCGGCGGCGTCGGTTTTTCTTTTTCAAAAATCAGACCGAAAAACGATGTCATCGCCGGAACTTCGGGGAACGCCTGCGGACCGGTCGCTTTAATGAAAATTATTGACTCCGCCAGCGAAATTTTTATGCAGGACGGAAAAAGAAGAAGCGGTAATATGGTCGTTTTGTCGGTAACGCACCCTGATATTTTGGACTTTATCACCGCGAAAAAAGATCAAAAAACCCTGCCGCAGGTTAATTATTCACTGGGCGTGAGCGATGCTTTTATGAAGGCCGTTTCGAAAAATTTGTCCTGGGAACTGATCAATCCCCGGACCGGACGCGTGGCTTCCAAGGTTAACGCCCGCAGTATTTTCGAAGTGGCAACCGCCATGGCTTGGGAAAACGGCGACCCGGGGATGATCTTTTTGGACCGCATCAACAGGGACAATCCGACGCCTCATTTAGGCCCGATTGAAGCGGTTAATTTATGCGGCGAGCAGCCGCTTTTACCTTACGAAGCCTGTAATTTGGGCAGTCTTAACTTGGTAAAATTTTTAAAAGGCAAAGACGATCTTTTAAAAATTGATTGGCAAAAACTGAAAAAAACTGTTGAAGTGGCGGTTCGGTTTTTGGACGATGTTATTTCTGCCGGTCATTATCCCTTGGCTAAAGTTGACCGCATGGTTAAGGCCAATCGCAAAATCGGCTTAGGTCTAATGGGTTGGGCGGATTTTTTGATTAAACTCAAAATTCCTTATGACAGCAAAGAGGCGCTAATGTTGGCGGAAAATTTAATGAAATTTATCAGTAAAAACGCTCATTTTTCTTCGGCGCAATTGGGAAAGGAAAAAGGCTCATTTCCGAATTTTATCGGCAGCCGCTGGCAGAAAAAAACCAAAACGATGAGGAATGCGACCTGTACGACCATCGCGCCGACCGGTTCGATTTCGATGGTGGCCGGTGTTTCTTCGGGGATCGAACCCTTATTTGCCCTTTCGTATTATAAAGAAGTTTTAGACGGGGCCAGATTACCCGAGGTTAATCAGGATTTGATGAAAATACTAAACACGAAAGACAAAAGACTCAATACTAAAAACATCATTAACGGAATTCTTAAATATGGGACTATTCAACACATTAAACAAGTACCAGAAAAAGTGAAGAAAATATTTGTCACGGCTCACGAAATTAATCCCGTCTGGCATGTCAAAATGCAGGCGGCTTTTCAAAAATATACGGATAACGCCGTTTCCAAAACCATTAATCTGCCGAACAAAGCGACGGTTGAAGACGTTGAAGAAGCCTTTATGTTTGCTTGGAAATTAGGCTGTAAAGGCATCACGACTTATCGTGACAAAAGTCGGGAAAACCAGGTTTTAAATATTGGCGAGGCCAGTTCACATAATGAGACTCGATTCCGGGAATCAATAGGTCAAACCATATCAGATAAATGTCCGAATTGCGGAAAGAAATTAACCAGGGAAGAGGGGTGTCTTAAGTGCCATAGTTGCGGTTATTCGGCTTGTGAACTATGA
- a CDS encoding NYN domain-containing protein, which translates to MKNLNQRVGVFVDVSNMYHSARHMYEARANFGAILKEAVAGRQLIRAIAYVISADIEQEKDFFKALELSGFEVKQKELQIFAGGAKKGDWDVGITIDAVTLAQRLDAVVLISGDGDYVPLVEYLRRNTGCKVEVIAFGKSASKRLIEEADEFIDLDKDPAKFLIRPH; encoded by the coding sequence ATGAAAAATTTAAATCAAAGAGTCGGCGTTTTTGTTGATGTTTCCAACATGTATCATTCGGCCCGGCATATGTATGAAGCCAGGGCTAATTTTGGGGCGATTTTAAAGGAGGCTGTCGCCGGCCGGCAGCTGATTCGAGCCATTGCCTACGTTATTTCCGCCGATATTGAACAGGAAAAAGATTTTTTCAAAGCCCTGGAACTTTCCGGTTTTGAAGTCAAACAAAAAGAACTGCAGATTTTTGCCGGCGGGGCCAAAAAAGGCGATTGGGACGTTGGGATTACCATTGATGCCGTGACTTTGGCGCAAAGACTGGACGCGGTCGTTTTGATTTCCGGCGACGGCGATTATGTGCCTTTGGTTGAATATTTAAGAAGAAATACCGGTTGCAAAGTCGAGGTTATTGCTTTTGGCAAATCGGCCTCGAAGAGATTAATCGAAGAAGCGGACGAATTTATTGATTTGGATAAAGATCCGGCTAAATTTTTGATTAGACCCCATTAA
- a CDS encoding polysaccharide deacetylase family protein, translating to MAWPAPEEDKPRFVHPPPPSPTPGPRAQEVKEKEIPLASVYRHGDRSLPLVALTIDDAWNLGNVRTILDIAKRRGVKLTLFPTGRMIDADLALWQRAFEEGHEIENHTYSHSWLTGLSEEGILREIDMAQAAVDRACRTHVLMRFIRPPGMAGFTSPEGTKWIRATIAKRGLGVALWDIDSESTRQYGRINTDGVFRAVGDRVQNGSIVLQHFIETDVEAFPMILDELKRRNLTPVTLSELLKRSGHL from the coding sequence TTGGCGTGGCCAGCCCCCGAAGAAGATAAACCAAGATTTGTTCATCCACCCCCCCCATCTCCAACACCAGGCCCTCGTGCTCAAGAGGTTAAAGAAAAAGAAATCCCACTTGCTTCGGTATACCGTCATGGAGACAGATCTTTACCACTTGTTGCTCTGACGATTGACGATGCCTGGAATCTTGGAAATGTTAGGACAATTCTTGATATCGCCAAAAGGAGAGGGGTCAAATTAACGCTTTTTCCAACAGGAAGAATGATTGATGCAGACTTGGCCCTTTGGCAACGCGCCTTTGAGGAAGGACATGAGATTGAGAATCACACTTATTCTCACTCGTGGTTGACTGGGCTTTCGGAAGAAGGTATCTTGCGAGAGATTGATATGGCTCAAGCAGCCGTTGATAGAGCTTGCAGAACCCATGTTTTGATGAGATTTATCCGTCCCCCAGGAATGGCAGGATTTACTTCACCAGAAGGGACAAAATGGATTAGGGCAACTATTGCCAAACGAGGATTAGGCGTTGCTCTTTGGGATATTGACAGCGAATCGACGCGTCAGTACGGAAGAATTAATACAGATGGAGTTTTCAGGGCAGTGGGCGATAGAGTTCAAAACGGTTCCATTGTCCTTCAACATTTTATTGAAACTGATGTTGAGGCCTTTCCAATGATTTTAGATGAGCTTAAGAGGCGAAACTTGACACCAGTAACTTTATCTGAACTTCTTAAGAGAAGCGGACATCTTTAA
- a CDS encoding TrmH family RNA methyltransferase, with translation MVKLGAKELRTSEPTKEELISIKKNPIYIILDNVLDTYNVGSIFRLADAVAAEKVFLCGETLTPPNTRIKKASINTWQWVDWSYASTAVEVIQELKTQNSKLKTLVVEQDARSVPYTQMKVEFPLAVVVGNETYGVSQEVLDMVDEIVEIPMFGVNKSLNVMVSLGIILFEIMEQLK, from the coding sequence ATGGTTAAACTCGGTGCCAAAGAATTAAGAACCTCTGAACCCACCAAAGAGGAACTTATCTCCATTAAGAAAAATCCTATTTATATAATTCTAGACAATGTACTTGATACGTATAATGTGGGTTCTATATTCCGATTGGCCGATGCCGTGGCTGCGGAAAAAGTCTTTCTTTGCGGTGAAACCTTAACGCCGCCCAACACACGGATTAAAAAAGCCTCCATCAATACCTGGCAGTGGGTTGACTGGAGTTATGCTTCGACGGCCGTTGAAGTAATCCAGGAACTCAAAACTCAAAACTCAAAACTCAAAACTTTAGTCGTGGAACAGGATGCAAGAAGTGTTCCCTATACACAAATGAAAGTCGAATTTCCGTTGGCAGTGGTCGTCGGTAATGAGACTTATGGCGTCAGTCAGGAAGTTTTAGACATGGTCGACGAGATCGTTGAGATTCCGATGTTCGGCGTCAATAAATCTTTAAATGTCATGGTTTCTTTAGGAATCATTCTCTTTGAAATCATGGAGCAATTAAAATGA
- a CDS encoding undecaprenyl-diphosphate phosphatase produces MDFAQIIILGLVQGVTEFLPISSTAHLILLPWFFKFPDPGLTFDIALHLGTLLAILIYFWREWLEIIRRGAEVAHRNFDSASNSLAENHTLLNESHRRSQGEASQNLWAHRALSLLFIATIPGLVFGFLFESWAETFFRSPIIIAISLAFFGLLLYIADKKFTHQKTLEDLDLKRAFFIGLGQALAIIPGVSRSGVSMTVGLFVGLKREAAVKFSFLLSAPIIAGSVLAGILKISNIEYRISNIELFLGILSSFAAGILTIKFLLKFVQKRSFMPFVVYRIVLAIIIILVSFI; encoded by the coding sequence ATGGATTTTGCCCAAATTATTATTTTGGGTTTGGTTCAGGGCGTTACGGAATTCTTACCGATTTCCTCAACCGCTCATTTAATTTTGCTTCCCTGGTTTTTTAAATTTCCCGACCCGGGTCTGACCTTTGATATCGCTTTACACTTGGGGACGCTTTTGGCGATTTTAATCTATTTTTGGAGAGAATGGCTAGAGATTATTCGGCGAGGCGCTGAAGTCGCCCACAGAAATTTTGATTCGGCTTCAAATTCTCTCGCGGAAAACCATACGTTGTTAAATGAAAGTCATCGGCGCTCGCAAGGTGAAGCCTCACAAAATTTGTGGGCTCACCGCGCCCTTAGCCTTCTTTTTATTGCGACCATTCCCGGTCTCGTCTTCGGCTTTTTGTTTGAATCCTGGGCCGAAACCTTTTTCCGCAGCCCCATAATTATTGCTATAAGTTTGGCTTTCTTCGGCCTTCTTTTATACATTGCGGATAAAAAATTTACTCACCAAAAAACCCTTGAGGATTTGGATTTAAAAAGAGCTTTTTTCATTGGTTTGGGTCAGGCCCTGGCGATTATTCCCGGCGTTTCGCGTTCCGGGGTCAGTATGACGGTGGGGCTTTTTGTTGGTTTAAAAAGGGAAGCGGCGGTCAAATTTTCTTTCCTCTTGTCGGCGCCGATAATTGCGGGATCCGTACTAGCAGGAATATTAAAAATATCGAATATCGAATATCGAATATCGAATATCGAATTGTTTTTGGGAATTTTAAGTTCGTTTGCCGCCGGAATCTTAACGATCAAATTTCTTTTAAAATTTGTGCAAAAAAGGTCTTTTATGCCTTTTGTGGTTTACCGAATCGTTTTGGCGATCATCATTATTCTGGTTTCTTTTATTTGA